One Beggiatoa leptomitoformis DNA segment encodes these proteins:
- a CDS encoding tautomerase family protein, giving the protein MAQVTIYGRDSVLPTYREKLSATIHACMIDALKITADKRFHRFIPLAPDNFFYPADRTEFYTVIEISMFAGRTDETKKYLLYQLMEKISAEIGISKQDIEITLFETPPSHWGIRGKTGDELMLNYPVNI; this is encoded by the coding sequence ATGGCACAAGTGACTATTTATGGACGTGATAGTGTGTTACCAACATACAGAGAAAAATTATCCGCCACGATTCATGCCTGCATGATAGATGCCTTAAAAATCACTGCTGATAAACGGTTTCATCGATTTATCCCCCTCGCGCCCGACAATTTTTTTTATCCTGCTGATAGAACAGAATTCTATACGGTGATTGAAATTTCAATGTTTGCTGGACGCACGGATGAAACGAAAAAATACTTGCTCTATCAGCTCATGGAAAAAATATCGGCAGAAATTGGTATTTCTAAACAAGACATAGAAATTACCCTGTTTGAAACGCCACCTAGCCATTGGGGAATTCGTGGAAAAACAGGCGATGAATTAATGCTGAATTATCCTGTCAACATTTAG
- the cbbX gene encoding CbbX protein: MTESIPNIFPNDTPVDLQAAFRDSNVQEVLDKLDRELIGLKPVKTRIRETASLLLVDRVRRSLDLQASSPSLHMSFTGNPGTGKTTVAMRIAEILHRLGYVRKGHLVAVTRDDLVGQYIGHTAPKTKEVLKKAMGGVLFIDEAYYLYRPENERDYGQETIEILLQIMENQRDDLVVVLAGYKDRMEQFFHSNPGMSSRIAHHIDFPDYSIDELVKIAKLMLEQQQYEFSEEAEKVFADYLKLRMSQPHFANARSVRNALDRARLRQANRLFARQGASLTKKDLITLQADDFLSSRVFATQKP, from the coding sequence ATGACAGAGTCGATACCTAATATTTTTCCAAATGATACCCCTGTCGATTTACAAGCGGCTTTCCGAGATTCCAATGTTCAAGAAGTTTTAGATAAATTGGATCGCGAATTAATCGGCTTAAAACCCGTAAAAACCCGTATTCGTGAAACAGCATCATTGTTATTAGTGGATAGAGTTCGCCGTAGTCTGGATTTACAAGCTAGCTCGCCCAGTTTACACATGTCATTTACAGGCAATCCCGGAACAGGTAAAACAACGGTTGCCATGCGGATTGCAGAAATTTTGCATCGTTTGGGTTATGTGCGCAAAGGACATCTTGTCGCTGTCACACGAGATGATTTAGTTGGGCAATATATCGGACATACCGCCCCAAAAACTAAAGAAGTGCTAAAAAAAGCAATGGGGGGCGTTCTGTTTATCGATGAAGCTTATTATCTCTACCGTCCTGAAAATGAACGTGATTATGGACAAGAAACCATAGAAATATTGTTACAAATCATGGAAAATCAGCGGGATGACTTAGTTGTCGTCTTAGCGGGCTATAAAGACCGTATGGAGCAGTTTTTTCATAGCAATCCCGGTATGTCCTCACGCATTGCACATCATATTGATTTTCCTGATTATAGTATTGATGAACTGGTGAAAATCGCAAAACTCATGCTCGAACAACAGCAATATGAATTTAGCGAAGAAGCAGAAAAAGTCTTTGCAGATTACCTAAAATTACGCATGTCACAACCCCATTTTGCTAATGCGCGAAGTGTCCGCAATGCCTTAGACCGCGCTCGATTGCGTCAAGCCAATCGACTTTTTGCACGTCAAGGGGCTTCGTTGACGAAAAAAGATTTAATCACTTTACAAGCGGACGATTTCTTAAGCAGTCGCGTTTTTGCGACGCAAAAGCCATAA
- a CDS encoding transposase — protein MIDNATSHKRSDIHTAELPPYSPDLNPIEHKWAQVKALRKRQHCSIDVLFS, from the coding sequence GTGATAGATAATGCGACTTCTCATAAACGAAGCGACATTCACACGGCTGAGCTACCCCCTTATTCGCCCGATTTAAATCCCATTGAACATAAATGGGCTCAGGTGAAAGCTCTTCGTAAACGACAACATTGTTCTATCGATGTGCTTTTTTCATAA
- a CDS encoding ATP-binding protein: MNNSYINNNKEIYTISGLQSYGVLFVLNHTNTAESLKIVQISQNIAEHLAFTPDELLNQPLSRCIPLTQLILLDAVLCLPEQLVLNNPWTFTLPVNGQQSIFNGIFEYKTQSILLLSLEPVLPRISSDFWYLGKAQAIITQLSHLHDLKNYYQTLVTVFREFTGYDHVMLYYCCSETTDAVLAESTVSPQIAFSRYQLIPSIEVLHAQPRLWMVVDKSKAVTTLTPYICPVTGELLDIQCLTLACHEPFSVAYENPMIKARLTLTLIINGKLWGMLVCQHTTPYRLSYAQRTVCETLGQAVSYHITHLQQMVQHQEALVALQRSEARLLDSQEVAQICNWDYNPLTREISWSTGIFQLLNRPPELGIPSLKQLIAYYLPEDRKQFKKVLKTVFTTGKQLALDVKVNLPSGQHYHSVTIKSVKDASGTTTRLFGTLQNITTRKKIEQASYENRDHYQAVLESLEEGLVIHNQAGNVIEANRSACQILEMSFAEIRNHHNAFALNLFHEDGSPYTQGEYPILYSLHTEKAQRGLVLGITKTTGATIKWLRVNTQPLYYENNSKPYAVFASFTDISDRKRTEEALRKSEARLLKTQQLARLGYWEWDIKTQLVEASHDLFSLFDLPDTSHAIPFKTLLAVVHPTDRGYLQSCIERPLWHEDTYTIEFRIFHRNGKLHYLQSYLHLIRDKQGEVIAIQGATQDITSHKEAEERLKKAIREAERAKSEAEQANYAKGAFLANMSHEIRTPMNGVLGMVELLLSTSLDSQQRHYLERLRTSGETLLTVINDILDFSKIEAGMLVLENIDFDLYQLIDETIDLFLLAIKNKGLKFTKILPPPFTTQLKGDPVRLRQILNNLLSNAVKFTEHGEITLNVMLLEEDEHHVLLHMEVKDTGVGISNEAGTRLFKPFSQADSTTTRKYGGTGLGLAITRRLLQMMNGEISLTSEVGKGSTVWFNLRFNKSTKPLTVSNVSLPLVPPQVIVPNDNPIHVLLAEDNKINQEVASNFLMNLGCYVTVVENGAEALSYLEKQPADIVFMDCYMPVMDGFTATQRRREYEKATQQTRLPIIALTANAMLGDREHCLAVGMDDYLSKPFNTAQLKTVLQRWLPTHFTVSPPANKLTTADNTTNLLNQTTLANLREDMQERGIDWLIDIYLNDVPVSLQQLERALNTQAHEALRSYAHKLKGSSQTIGAQKAATLCQAIEAAVKQNNFTEVRYLLTELTAVAQQTKQALEQEKQQI, from the coding sequence ATGAATAATAGTTATATCAATAATAATAAAGAAATTTATACTATTTCTGGTCTTCAATCCTATGGTGTCTTATTTGTTTTAAACCACACAAATACAGCAGAATCTCTGAAAATTGTACAAATTAGTCAGAATATAGCCGAGCATTTGGCATTTACCCCAGATGAATTATTAAATCAACCCTTAAGTCGCTGTATTCCATTGACACAACTTATATTATTAGATGCTGTTTTATGTTTACCTGAGCAGTTAGTATTGAATAATCCTTGGACTTTTACCCTTCCTGTAAATGGGCAACAATCTATTTTTAATGGTATTTTTGAATATAAAACACAAAGTATTTTGCTATTAAGTTTAGAGCCTGTTTTACCGCGAATTTCTTCCGACTTTTGGTATTTAGGTAAAGCGCAAGCAATCATTACGCAATTATCACATCTTCATGATTTAAAAAATTATTATCAAACATTAGTAACCGTTTTCCGCGAATTTACAGGCTATGACCATGTGATGTTATATTACTGTTGTTCTGAAACAACAGATGCTGTTTTAGCTGAATCGACTGTTAGTCCACAAATCGCTTTTTCACGTTATCAATTAATTCCTTCCATAGAAGTTTTACACGCCCAGCCACGCTTATGGATGGTGGTGGATAAATCAAAAGCAGTCACAACTTTAACGCCTTATATTTGTCCAGTAACGGGCGAATTGTTAGATATTCAATGCCTCACATTAGCCTGTCACGAACCTTTTAGCGTTGCGTATGAAAATCCAATGATTAAGGCAAGATTAACATTAACCTTAATAATCAATGGAAAATTGTGGGGGATGTTGGTGTGTCAGCACACAACGCCTTATCGATTGTCATACGCACAGCGCACCGTGTGTGAAACATTAGGGCAGGCAGTGTCTTATCACATAACACATTTACAGCAGATGGTTCAGCATCAGGAGGCATTAGTTGCTTTGCAACGTAGTGAAGCACGATTGCTTGATTCTCAAGAGGTTGCACAAATCTGTAATTGGGATTACAACCCACTAACGCGAGAAATATCTTGGTCAACAGGCATTTTTCAATTACTCAATCGTCCACCTGAATTAGGTATTCCTTCGCTCAAACAGTTAATTGCTTATTATCTGCCTGAAGACAGAAAGCAGTTTAAAAAGGTCTTAAAAACAGTTTTTACAACGGGTAAACAGTTAGCACTTGATGTAAAAGTAAATCTACCATCAGGACAACATTATCATTCAGTGACTATTAAATCAGTCAAAGATGCATCAGGCACTACCACCCGCTTATTTGGAACGCTACAGAACATCACCACCCGTAAAAAAATTGAACAGGCATCCTATGAAAATCGTGATCACTATCAAGCGGTATTAGAATCTTTAGAAGAAGGCTTAGTTATTCATAATCAAGCGGGTAATGTTATTGAAGCAAATCGAAGCGCGTGCCAAATTTTAGAAATGTCTTTTGCGGAGATTAGAAATCATCATAACGCCTTTGCGCTAAATTTGTTTCATGAGGATGGCTCACCTTACACACAGGGTGAATATCCTATTTTATATTCGTTACATACAGAGAAAGCACAACGGGGTTTAGTGTTAGGAATTACTAAAACGACGGGAGCAACGATTAAATGGCTACGAGTGAACACACAACCGCTTTATTATGAAAATAATTCAAAGCCTTATGCTGTTTTTGCTTCATTTACTGATATTAGTGACCGTAAACGAACAGAAGAAGCCTTGCGCAAAAGTGAAGCCCGATTATTAAAAACGCAACAACTCGCCCGTTTAGGTTATTGGGAATGGGATATTAAGACACAACTCGTTGAAGCTTCGCATGATTTATTTAGTCTTTTTGATTTACCTGACACGTCACACGCGATTCCGTTTAAAACCTTATTGGCTGTCGTTCACCCAACCGACCGAGGCTACTTACAATCTTGTATTGAACGCCCGTTGTGGCATGAGGATACCTACACAATTGAATTTCGGATTTTTCATCGCAATGGTAAGTTACATTATTTACAAAGTTATCTGCATCTTATACGCGACAAACAAGGTGAAGTTATTGCCATACAAGGCGCGACGCAAGATATTACATCGCATAAAGAAGCCGAAGAACGCTTGAAAAAAGCGATTAGAGAAGCGGAACGCGCCAAATCAGAGGCAGAACAAGCCAATTATGCTAAGGGCGCATTTCTTGCCAATATGAGCCATGAAATTCGTACCCCCATGAATGGCGTGTTGGGCATGGTCGAATTACTCCTGTCAACCTCGCTTGATAGTCAACAACGCCATTATTTAGAACGACTCCGCACTTCAGGAGAAACCTTACTAACGGTTATTAATGACATCTTAGATTTTTCTAAAATTGAGGCGGGAATGCTTGTATTAGAAAATATCGATTTTGATTTATATCAACTGATAGATGAAACCATAGATTTATTTTTATTAGCTATCAAAAATAAAGGCTTGAAGTTTACAAAAATATTACCGCCCCCCTTTACTACCCAGCTTAAAGGCGACCCTGTGCGTTTGCGTCAAATATTAAATAATTTACTCAGTAATGCCGTTAAATTTACAGAACATGGTGAAATAACCCTCAATGTGATGCTACTAGAAGAAGATGAACATCATGTATTGTTACACATGGAAGTTAAAGACACAGGCGTTGGAATTAGTAATGAAGCAGGCACACGTTTATTTAAACCTTTCTCACAAGCCGACAGCACCACCACCCGAAAATATGGCGGAACAGGATTAGGTTTAGCCATCACCCGACGACTATTACAAATGATGAATGGCGAAATTAGTTTGACCAGCGAAGTGGGTAAAGGAAGTACCGTTTGGTTTAATCTACGTTTCAATAAATCGACTAAACCATTAACCGTTTCTAACGTTAGCCTACCGCTTGTACCGCCACAAGTTATTGTACCCAATGATAATCCTATCCACGTGCTGTTAGCAGAGGATAACAAAATTAATCAAGAAGTTGCTAGTAACTTTCTAATGAATTTAGGTTGTTATGTAACGGTTGTAGAAAATGGTGCAGAAGCACTTAGTTACTTAGAAAAACAACCCGCTGATATTGTTTTTATGGATTGTTACATGCCCGTTATGGATGGATTTACGGCAACACAGCGTCGGCGTGAATATGAAAAAGCCACACAACAAACACGTTTACCCATTATCGCGCTAACAGCAAATGCGATGTTGGGCGACAGAGAACATTGTTTAGCGGTGGGAATGGATGATTATTTGAGCAAACCATTTAATACAGCACAACTTAAAACCGTTTTACAACGGTGGTTACCCACACATTTCACCGTATCCCCCCCAGCAAACAAACTGACAACGGCTGACAACACCACTAATCTGCTCAATCAAACCACACTAGCAAACCTGCGCGAAGACATGCAGGAACGTGGTATTGACTGGTTAATTGATATTTACCTCAACGATGTTCCCGTTTCATTACAACAACTAGAACGGGCATTGAACACACAAGCGCATGAAGCCTTACGGAGTTATGCCCACAAACTCAAAGGGTCAAGCCAAACCATTGGCGCACAAAAGGCTGCAACACTCTGTCAAGCAATAGAGGCGGCTGTTAAACAAAATAATTTTACGGAGGTTCGCTACTTGCTAACAGAATTAACGGCGGTTGCACAACAAACTAAGCAAGCCCTAGAACAAGAAAAGCAGCAGATATAA
- a CDS encoding IS630 transposase-related protein, giving the protein MDSEALRQDVELYPDVYHYERAARFGMTEGGIRHVLKRLGISRKKTLKHPKANPEASLPRQNDFLSANLVGVHIIGMLKDALMSSGLCSNFVY; this is encoded by the coding sequence ATTGACAGTGAAGCCTTAAGACAAGATGTTGAGTTATATCCCGATGTTTATCATTATGAACGCGCAGCCCGTTTTGGAATGACGGAAGGCGGGATTCGCCATGTGTTAAAACGTTTAGGGATTAGCCGTAAAAAAACACTCAAACATCCCAAAGCTAACCCCGAAGCAAGTCTTCCAAGACAAAATGACTTTTTATCGGCAAACCTTGTTGGGGTTCACATCATTGGAATGCTAAAGGATGCACTAATGTCATCTGGGCTTTGCTCAAATTTTGTTTATTAA
- a CDS encoding AAA domain-containing protein → MKITCLNPEGINKYEKDANAKMEKEFSSKWRGYSALELISINDGTKEIDFILVTDDRVILLELKNWNGTIRFENNKWIQNGEDRGSSPVKITANKARILRTHIEKSGIKPSPYIEHRVILCGTAKLENFPKEESEYIVKLDDFLKINNKSDYQRIFPKPTHTKLPELTRFDSFFNLKNNFRPREFSYQNYKIEGDFTFKHPQDYYKEYRAVKKDDKNYQALLRRWDLTRLGQDAATQEERADIVLRENKILGYIKSQKDEYKDYYLQPLSSATKEQVTADFCELYDLPHKQLRLNEFIAKYQDKLTQQDRIDFIKILLSHFADLHDIEVAHRDISQHCLWLERPAKITISGFITAYFREVKTIAVLRDVVKAGLTKLPEDELGDDSDPFRRDVFLLGVTSYYIAYNKYPLQDTELHQWQAIDNDSFEGKLNHWFETCLNWTAQERFKNARDMLDAFNQVKFNDNKNIDLRNFEVFRTDNIPMVIYPCVDNIKQGRCHIYQSKYIQDNVIVKIWYGIEPKNTQDNINFSLFNFLKSLLGLRNNSTLEFMPKIIDFGISPAGTFFVQNYIEGQTFDNYLQNSTLSLDEKIRLALQLIDAIFYLHSLDLYHGDLHPKNILISVVEEKPKIYLIDVVSYYEGNKKPCNTAYAPPNYETAQPCEIDYYAVALLICDIFQLDRNNLINDGIPQIIKTLKHFFENSPFLTLQNIQLSLQDYFNPPKQQNIFEVSSLKSINKSEELLSDNGSYYVDAKLSDRNANEVRIWITGVRKKLTLFVKKDDLTLTYAKLDKIEHQELQRNIRNASVIENAVITISNNGANDASELIDFLQKQEFIKSIIDTETDKEASIDSAYSSSEIQQTVSTARIWQTILTMEEEMLPEVEISGSSEVVKNQLHIPHSSSTFDFDSEDKIDVFYFYDADKRGKVGILNTKNTDTNYLVIDEFKNKDRLTVGMKLKLESQQTKSSYQRRKSALERILNGKSVIHNLVNYFDSNQTQNPIFIEDEISDGELDDYNTYDNNGQLKFTLNPQQRSAFRQLYQASPLSLLQGPPGTGKTAFIASFIHYLIKKGQARHILLVSQSHEAVNNAIEGINDLSERTKLDLDIVRFGAEGMLSDAIKHLHVSAIQQKYRETFKASIKARVSSLSSHLRLSKEFVESYFDIVFHLDRLSDELQKLENNPDKKQQYQQKLETFNSHARNNSGYDYDTNNYINVVEKIKSDLCHKHKVFSQDSIKKLDDIMALSFEWIEVLAIQKGGNFEEFLAKTRTLVCGTCVGIGTWHIGVANNQYDWVIIDEAARATASELAIAMQAGKRILLVGDHLQLPPQYNPTDLMKYVAKRLNLKEELLERTSDFERAFQSNYGKQVGATLTTQYRMASAIGNLVSECFYKEKEIELKTGRNAPQPFYADLPNPLNSAQVIWLDTGKQREKSYDKKVGDKISNDYEANVILNLLKEIANSENFLNCIKDELHEAEKMIGIICMYAEQRKLINKKLTELEGLSSEFKKLIKVDTVDSYQGKENHIIILSLTRHNSHYEQGFLKDAQRINVALSRAKDRLIIIGATNMWEGETKTSQHEKNKNAALGRVLKFIREQDSKDYLVYDTK, encoded by the coding sequence ATGAAAATAACCTGTTTAAATCCTGAAGGCATCAATAAATATGAAAAAGATGCTAATGCTAAAATGGAAAAAGAATTTAGTTCAAAATGGCGTGGATATTCAGCGTTAGAATTGATAAGCATAAACGATGGAACAAAGGAAATTGATTTTATTCTAGTGACTGACGATAGAGTTATATTATTAGAGTTAAAAAACTGGAATGGGACAATTAGATTTGAGAATAATAAATGGATTCAAAATGGTGAGGATAGAGGAAGTTCACCTGTCAAAATTACTGCAAATAAAGCGAGAATATTAAGAACTCATATTGAAAAATCTGGAATCAAACCGTCTCCATATATAGAACACAGAGTTATTTTGTGTGGCACTGCTAAATTAGAAAATTTTCCAAAAGAAGAGTCAGAGTATATTGTAAAGTTAGATGATTTCCTAAAAATAAATAATAAGTCTGATTATCAAAGAATATTCCCGAAACCAACTCATACAAAGCTACCTGAATTAACAAGATTTGATAGCTTTTTTAATTTAAAAAATAATTTTAGACCTAGAGAATTTAGCTATCAAAATTATAAAATTGAGGGTGATTTTACTTTTAAACATCCTCAAGATTATTATAAGGAATATCGCGCTGTAAAAAAGGATGATAAAAATTATCAAGCCTTATTACGGCGTTGGGATTTAACACGATTGGGTCAAGATGCCGCTACTCAAGAAGAAAGAGCCGATATTGTATTAAGAGAAAATAAAATACTGGGCTATATCAAATCACAGAAAGACGAATACAAGGATTATTACTTACAACCGCTTTCTAGTGCCACAAAAGAACAAGTCACTGCTGATTTTTGCGAGTTATATGATTTGCCGCATAAACAACTGCGGTTGAATGAATTTATTGCTAAATATCAGGATAAATTAACACAACAAGACCGAATAGATTTTATTAAAATTCTGTTATCGCATTTTGCTGATTTGCATGATATAGAAGTTGCTCATCGTGATATTAGCCAACATTGTTTATGGTTAGAACGTCCTGCAAAAATAACTATTTCTGGTTTTATTACGGCTTATTTTAGAGAAGTAAAAACTATTGCGGTATTAAGAGATGTTGTTAAAGCTGGATTAACCAAATTACCAGAAGATGAGTTAGGCGATGATTCAGACCCATTTCGCCGTGATGTATTTCTCTTAGGTGTGACTTCGTATTATATTGCTTATAATAAATATCCTCTGCAAGATACTGAATTGCATCAGTGGCAAGCAATTGATAATGATAGTTTTGAAGGTAAGCTAAATCATTGGTTTGAAACTTGTTTAAATTGGACGGCACAAGAGCGTTTTAAAAATGCAAGGGATATGCTAGATGCTTTTAATCAAGTTAAATTTAATGATAATAAAAATATTGATTTAAGGAATTTTGAAGTATTTAGAACTGACAATATACCTATGGTTATATATCCTTGTGTTGATAATATTAAGCAAGGTAGATGTCACATTTACCAATCAAAATACATTCAGGATAATGTTATAGTTAAAATTTGGTATGGAATAGAACCAAAAAATACTCAGGATAATATAAATTTCTCCCTTTTTAATTTTTTAAAATCATTACTAGGCTTGAGAAATAATTCAACTCTTGAGTTCATGCCAAAAATTATAGATTTTGGTATTTCTCCTGCGGGTACATTTTTTGTACAAAATTATATTGAAGGTCAAACATTTGATAATTATTTGCAAAATAGCACCTTATCATTAGATGAAAAAATAAGATTAGCTCTTCAATTAATTGATGCTATCTTTTATTTGCATTCGCTAGATTTATATCATGGAGATTTACATCCTAAAAATATTTTGATTTCTGTTGTTGAGGAGAAACCTAAAATATATTTAATTGATGTTGTTTCTTATTATGAAGGAAATAAAAAACCTTGTAATACAGCTTATGCACCACCTAACTATGAAACAGCACAGCCTTGTGAAATAGATTATTACGCAGTGGCTTTATTAATCTGTGATATTTTTCAGTTAGATAGAAATAATTTAATTAATGATGGTATCCCACAAATAATAAAGACTTTAAAACATTTTTTTGAAAATTCTCCTTTTTTGACCCTGCAAAATATTCAATTGTCTTTACAGGATTACTTTAATCCACCAAAACAACAAAATATATTTGAAGTATCTTCTCTAAAATCGATTAATAAGTCAGAAGAGCTTTTGTCTGATAATGGTTCGTATTATGTTGATGCTAAGTTATCTGATAGAAATGCTAATGAAGTTCGTATCTGGATAACTGGTGTCAGAAAAAAACTAACGTTATTTGTTAAAAAAGATGATTTAACATTAACCTATGCTAAATTAGATAAAATCGAACATCAAGAATTACAAAGGAATATTAGAAACGCATCTGTCATTGAAAACGCTGTAATTACTATAAGTAATAATGGTGCTAATGATGCCAGTGAGTTAATAGATTTCTTGCAAAAACAAGAGTTTATTAAGTCAATTATTGATACTGAAACTGATAAAGAGGCTTCAATAGATTCTGCTTATTCATCATCAGAAATACAGCAAACTGTTAGTACAGCAAGAATTTGGCAAACCATTTTAACAATGGAAGAAGAAATGCTTCCAGAAGTCGAAATATCAGGTAGTTCTGAAGTAGTAAAAAATCAGCTACATATTCCTCATAGTTCTAGCACTTTTGATTTTGATTCAGAGGATAAAATAGATGTATTTTACTTTTATGATGCAGATAAAAGAGGAAAAGTAGGTATTTTAAATACAAAAAACACAGACACTAATTATTTAGTGATTGATGAATTTAAAAACAAAGACAGATTAACAGTTGGTATGAAATTAAAACTAGAAAGCCAACAAACCAAATCCTCTTATCAACGCCGTAAAAGTGCATTGGAAAGGATTTTAAATGGAAAATCTGTTATTCATAACTTGGTTAATTATTTTGATAGTAATCAAACACAAAATCCTATTTTTATTGAAGATGAAATTAGCGATGGTGAATTAGATGATTACAATACCTATGATAACAATGGTCAACTTAAATTTACGCTAAATCCTCAGCAGCGTTCAGCCTTTCGCCAGTTATATCAAGCCTCGCCATTAAGTTTATTGCAAGGTCCACCAGGAACAGGCAAGACTGCTTTTATCGCTTCATTTATTCATTATCTGATTAAAAAAGGACAGGCAAGACACATTCTATTAGTCAGTCAATCGCACGAAGCGGTTAATAATGCGATTGAAGGAATTAATGATTTATCTGAAAGAACAAAGCTTGATTTAGATATTGTTCGTTTTGGCGCAGAAGGTATGTTATCTGATGCCATTAAGCATCTTCATGTGTCCGCTATTCAGCAAAAATATCGAGAAACTTTTAAGGCAAGTATTAAAGCTAGAGTCAGTTCTTTAAGTAGTCATTTAAGATTGTCGAAAGAATTTGTAGAAAGCTATTTTGATATAGTATTTCATTTAGACAGATTGAGCGATGAGCTTCAAAAATTAGAAAATAATCCTGATAAAAAGCAACAATATCAACAAAAATTAGAAACTTTTAATTCTCATGCCAGAAATAATTCTGGTTATGATTACGACACCAATAACTATATTAATGTTGTTGAAAAAATTAAAAGTGACTTGTGCCATAAACACAAAGTATTTTCTCAAGATTCAATTAAAAAGTTAGATGATATTATGGCTCTTTCATTTGAATGGATAGAGGTATTAGCCATTCAGAAAGGCGGGAATTTTGAAGAGTTTTTAGCTAAAACTAGAACTCTAGTTTGCGGTACTTGTGTTGGTATTGGTACATGGCATATAGGCGTTGCCAATAATCAATATGACTGGGTTATTATTGATGAAGCGGCTCGCGCAACTGCCAGTGAATTAGCAATTGCTATGCAAGCAGGAAAAAGAATTCTTTTAGTGGGTGACCATTTGCAATTACCTCCTCAATATAATCCCACAGATTTAATGAAGTATGTTGCTAAAAGACTTAATTTAAAAGAAGAATTATTAGAACGTACCAGTGATTTTGAACGCGCATTTCAATCAAATTATGGAAAACAAGTTGGCGCAACATTAACAACACAATATCGTATGGCTTCTGCAATTGGTAACTTAGTTTCAGAATGTTTTTATAAAGAAAAAGAAATTGAATTAAAAACAGGTCGAAATGCGCCGCAACCATTTTATGCTGATTTACCAAATCCGTTAAATAGCGCACAAGTTATTTGGTTAGATACAGGTAAACAAAGAGAAAAATCTTACGATAAAAAAGTTGGGGATAAAATCAGCAATGATTATGAAGCCAATGTTATTTTAAATTTATTGAAAGAAATAGCCAATTCTGAAAATTTTTTAAATTGTATAAAAGATGAATTGCATGAGGCAGAAAAAATGATTGGTATCATTTGTATGTATGCTGAACAGAGAAAATTAATTAACAAAAAATTGACCGAATTAGAAGGACTAAGTAGTGAATTTAAAAAACTAATTAAAGTTGATACGGTAGATAGTTATCAAGGTAAAGAAAATCATATTATTATTTTATCTTTAACCCGCCACAATTCGCATTATGAACAGGGATTTTTAAAAGATGCCCAACGCATTAATGTGGCTTTATCCAGAGCAAAGGATAGATTGATTATCATTGGTGCAACTAATATGTGGGAAGGCGAAACTAAAACATCACAACATGAAAAAAATAAAAATGCTGCACTAGGGCGCGTTTTAAAATTCATTCGAGAACAAGATTCAAAGGACTATTTAGTTTATGACACAAAATAA